The following are from one region of the Salinirussus salinus genome:
- a CDS encoding acyl-CoA carboxylase subunit beta: MTKDSTHPKIEDRRELDTDALLERVQAAKRDITDEARPKQVKKQHENGKLTARERLEYLFDGGTYMEFGQLAAPHPATPEIHDWEREDAPADGVVTGIGDVDGRPVGAGAMDFTVKGGSLGHTGAYKIRRIAELASRRGFPFVLLHDSGGHRIQEGLDARPYAYGDPTGPTGIFTLQSKLSGWVPQISAMMGPGFAASTNYAATSDFVPMVEGTSTMGVAGPALVEAALGVDLTKEEIGGARFQTVETGMADRMLEDDKACLDAIKTFLSYFPSNANEQPPVQSTYTAPTEEERENLLETIPTNTKKGYDIYEIVAGIIDRKSFFELKPEYARNIVTGFARLEGQPVGVLANNPRIMSGTFDVPACDKAAHFISMCDAFDLPLVFLMDAPGVLPGPDSERQGIARHSGKVLFEVNRATVPKLSIALRRGYGFGYVLMAGGRSTYNDLTAVWPTAEIAAMGIEGAVDIAYRREVEAADDPEQKREELIQKFINRTGAIRAVEHFGVDAALDPRNTRDWLLQALRYSKADYSETWPPKKHDINPI; the protein is encoded by the coding sequence ATGACCAAGGATTCGACTCACCCCAAGATCGAGGACCGGCGCGAGCTAGATACAGACGCACTGTTGGAACGGGTCCAAGCCGCCAAACGCGACATCACAGACGAGGCGCGTCCAAAGCAAGTCAAAAAACAACACGAGAACGGAAAACTCACCGCCCGGGAACGCCTCGAGTACCTGTTCGATGGTGGCACATACATGGAATTCGGGCAGCTCGCTGCTCCGCATCCCGCAACACCGGAAATCCATGACTGGGAGCGTGAGGATGCTCCAGCTGATGGGGTCGTAACGGGGATTGGTGACGTCGACGGGCGACCTGTTGGTGCTGGGGCGATGGATTTCACCGTCAAAGGCGGTTCATTGGGACATACCGGTGCCTACAAAATACGACGAATCGCAGAACTGGCCTCCAGACGCGGCTTCCCGTTTGTACTCTTACACGACAGCGGCGGACACAGGATCCAGGAAGGCCTCGACGCGCGACCATACGCCTACGGCGATCCAACAGGACCAACTGGAATCTTCACCCTCCAGTCGAAACTGTCTGGGTGGGTCCCGCAGATCTCCGCCATGATGGGACCGGGATTCGCGGCGTCGACAAACTATGCAGCAACATCTGATTTTGTCCCAATGGTCGAGGGAACGTCGACGATGGGTGTCGCCGGCCCGGCGCTCGTCGAGGCAGCATTGGGCGTGGATCTCACCAAAGAGGAGATCGGCGGCGCGCGGTTCCAGACCGTTGAAACCGGGATGGCCGACCGGATGTTGGAGGATGACAAGGCCTGTCTCGATGCGATCAAGACGTTTCTCTCGTATTTCCCGTCAAATGCCAATGAACAGCCACCCGTGCAGAGCACGTACACCGCTCCAACCGAGGAAGAACGCGAGAATCTGTTGGAAACCATCCCCACAAACACAAAGAAGGGATACGATATCTACGAGATCGTCGCGGGGATCATCGACCGGAAATCCTTCTTCGAACTCAAGCCAGAGTATGCGCGCAACATCGTGACGGGCTTCGCGCGGTTGGAAGGACAGCCCGTTGGAGTGCTCGCTAACAACCCGCGGATCATGTCCGGGACGTTCGACGTGCCTGCCTGCGACAAGGCAGCGCATTTCATCAGCATGTGTGACGCATTCGACCTGCCACTGGTGTTCCTCATGGACGCACCCGGCGTGTTACCTGGCCCAGATTCGGAGCGACAAGGGATCGCTCGCCACTCGGGAAAAGTCCTATTCGAAGTCAATCGCGCAACGGTACCGAAACTGAGCATCGCCCTCCGGCGGGGGTACGGATTCGGGTATGTCCTCATGGCCGGCGGCCGGTCAACATACAATGATTTAACGGCCGTCTGGCCAACCGCCGAGATTGCAGCGATGGGGATCGAGGGCGCCGTCGACATCGCCTACCGACGGGAAGTCGAGGCCGCTGACGATCCCGAGCAAAAACGCGAGGAGCTCATCCAGAAATTCATCAACCGAACCGGGGCAATCCGAGCCGTCGAGCACTTTGGGGTCGACGCTGCCCTCGACCCGCGAAACACTCGGGACTGGCTGCTGCAAGCGCTCCGATACTCCAAAGCAGACTACTCGGAAACGTGGCCACCGAAGAAACACGATATCAACCCGATCTGA
- a CDS encoding ATP-binding protein, with protein IMQQADVPIVPGTTDPVEEPEEVVEFGEDNGWPVAIKAEGGGGGRGMKVVRDPDEAEDQLESAKREGEAYFDNDSVYLERYLENPRHIEVQILADHHGNVRHLGERDCSLQRRHQKVIEEGPSPALTDDLREEIGEAARRGVREANYYNAGTVEFLVEDRDREDGELLDVGDDFYFLEVNTRIQVEHCVTEQITGIDIVKWQLRVAQDEEVTFAQDDVEIDGHAMEFRINAENAADDFAPATGGTLETYDPPGGVGVRMDDALRQGDDLVTDYDSMIAKLIVDGEDRQEVIERGKRALAEYEIEGIHTIIPFHRLMLEDDAFVAGHHTTKYLDEELDPERIDEAQERWGKEIESAAEDDEEVTERIFTVEVNGKRFEVDLEERGAPALDLGTVDTSGGGGGGQRPDRAGPDSGESGGGGGGGGSTATAAGQQVTAEMQGTVLDVNVAEGDGVEAGDVLLVLEAMKMENDIVAESGGTVTEVAVGPDQSVDMGDPLVIID; from the coding sequence ATCATGCAACAAGCGGACGTTCCCATCGTCCCCGGCACGACTGACCCTGTCGAGGAGCCCGAGGAAGTCGTCGAGTTCGGCGAGGACAACGGCTGGCCCGTCGCCATCAAGGCCGAAGGTGGCGGCGGCGGCCGCGGCATGAAAGTCGTCCGCGACCCCGATGAAGCAGAGGACCAGCTCGAAAGTGCCAAACGCGAGGGTGAGGCTTACTTCGACAATGATTCCGTCTACCTCGAGCGCTACCTCGAAAATCCCCGCCACATCGAGGTCCAGATCCTCGCCGACCACCACGGCAACGTCCGCCACCTCGGCGAACGCGACTGTTCACTCCAGCGCCGCCACCAGAAAGTCATCGAGGAAGGCCCTTCGCCCGCACTCACTGACGACCTCCGGGAAGAGATCGGCGAAGCCGCCCGCCGCGGCGTCCGCGAAGCCAATTACTACAACGCCGGGACTGTCGAGTTCCTCGTCGAGGACCGCGACCGCGAGGACGGCGAACTCCTCGACGTCGGCGACGACTTCTACTTCCTCGAAGTCAACACCCGCATCCAGGTCGAACACTGTGTCACCGAACAGATCACCGGCATCGACATCGTCAAATGGCAACTCCGGGTCGCCCAGGACGAGGAGGTCACCTTCGCCCAAGACGACGTCGAGATCGACGGCCACGCCATGGAGTTCCGGATCAACGCCGAGAACGCCGCCGACGACTTCGCGCCGGCGACGGGTGGGACCTTAGAAACATATGATCCCCCAGGGGGCGTCGGAGTCCGCATGGACGACGCCCTCCGGCAGGGCGACGACCTCGTGACCGACTACGACTCGATGATCGCCAAACTCATCGTCGACGGCGAGGACCGTCAGGAGGTCATCGAGCGGGGCAAACGCGCGCTCGCGGAGTACGAGATCGAGGGCATCCACACGATCATCCCGTTCCACCGGCTGATGCTCGAGGACGATGCCTTCGTCGCCGGCCACCATACCACGAAATATCTCGACGAGGAACTCGACCCCGAGCGCATCGACGAAGCGCAGGAACGGTGGGGGAAAGAAATCGAGTCGGCGGCCGAGGACGACGAAGAGGTCACCGAGCGCATCTTCACCGTCGAGGTCAACGGCAAACGCTTCGAGGTCGACCTCGAAGAGCGCGGGGCGCCCGCGCTCGACCTCGGCACCGTCGACACCAGCGGCGGGGGCGGTGGCGGCCAGCGCCCGGACCGGGCCGGCCCCGACTCCGGCGAGAGTGGCGGCGGGGGCGGCGGCGGTGGGTCCACGGCGACCGCCGCCGGCCAGCAGGTCACCGCGGAGATGCAGGGCACCGTCTTGGACGTGAACGTCGCCGAAGGCGACGGGGTCGAGGCGGGCGACGTCCTGCTGGTGCTCGAAGCGATGAAGATGGAAAACGACATCGTCGCCGAATCCGGCGGCACCGTCACCGAAGTGGCCGTCGGCCCCGACCAGAGCGTCGACATGGGCGACCCGCTCGTCATTATCGATTAG
- a CDS encoding class I adenylate-forming enzyme family protein, with translation MRSAGKSHEPVTMEFDDRPLSEQTMNSILENRATHLGDAPFIRYGPEERDVSFAEMDETANAIGNSLLDLDIAHQAKISVMVRHPLQTLFAMFGIHKAGGVYCPINFEYKGDALSYQLNDTNPEVLIIEDQYVERLNNIADDLTTDPEIVVYETDHPSSQLDASFESRTFQSMTTGDKTSPEVDLTWDDEASIIYTSGTTGRPKGVVLPHRWIFANYTFIFSQTLNEEDVVHTSLPLYHVGGVYADITSALVAGSSVGLWDRFSPDSFWDRIEKYGATSVTFISVMWTWLVKQEEQEDDHRNTINKVSVIPLPDNHAEIAKRFSFDFVLAGFGQTESGIPVGGFIHTAQGEHATPADLRKGMRPDEVISQCEQLGVPVVDEAPGGRYMSKPMDRYMEATVLDDHDERLPPGEVGEFAVRSKMPGILMKEYYNKPGKTVDAWQNLWFHTGDAAYRDENDNFYFVDRIGDVIRRRGENISSIQVQDAVTAYDLVNEAAVFPVPAEEGGEDAIAVAIETDRKDEFSEQGLRDHLADRLPEFMHPDHVKVIDEIPTTETNKREKYKLREQF, from the coding sequence ATGCGATCCGCTGGCAAGAGCCACGAGCCGGTAACGATGGAGTTTGACGACCGCCCGCTCAGTGAGCAGACGATGAACAGCATTCTCGAGAATCGTGCAACACACCTCGGGGACGCGCCGTTCATTCGGTACGGTCCTGAGGAACGGGATGTCTCATTCGCTGAAATGGATGAGACAGCGAATGCGATCGGAAACTCCCTCCTCGACCTAGACATCGCGCATCAAGCGAAAATTTCGGTCATGGTCCGCCACCCGCTCCAAACGCTGTTTGCGATGTTTGGAATCCACAAAGCTGGTGGTGTGTATTGTCCGATCAACTTTGAGTACAAGGGTGATGCACTCTCATACCAGCTCAACGATACGAACCCCGAGGTGCTGATCATCGAGGACCAGTATGTAGAGCGGCTGAATAATATCGCTGATGACCTCACAACGGACCCGGAGATCGTCGTCTATGAGACCGATCACCCAAGCAGCCAGCTGGATGCCTCGTTTGAGTCACGGACGTTCCAGTCGATGACCACCGGCGACAAAACGTCCCCAGAAGTGGACCTGACCTGGGATGATGAGGCCAGCATCATCTATACCTCCGGGACGACAGGGCGCCCGAAGGGCGTGGTCTTGCCGCACCGCTGGATCTTTGCGAACTACACCTTCATCTTCAGTCAGACACTGAACGAGGAGGATGTGGTCCACACGTCGCTCCCGCTATACCACGTTGGTGGCGTCTATGCTGATATCACGTCAGCGCTGGTCGCCGGCTCGAGCGTCGGCCTTTGGGACCGGTTCAGCCCTGACTCGTTCTGGGATCGCATCGAGAAGTACGGTGCAACAAGCGTGACATTCATCTCGGTGATGTGGACCTGGCTCGTGAAACAAGAAGAGCAAGAAGACGATCACCGGAACACGATCAACAAAGTGAGCGTGATCCCGCTGCCAGACAACCATGCTGAAATCGCGAAGCGGTTCTCATTTGACTTCGTGTTAGCGGGCTTCGGCCAGACGGAGTCAGGGATCCCCGTCGGAGGCTTCATTCACACCGCACAAGGGGAACATGCGACGCCGGCGGACTTACGGAAGGGAATGCGACCCGACGAGGTGATTAGCCAGTGTGAACAGCTTGGTGTCCCGGTGGTCGATGAAGCTCCGGGTGGGCGATACATGTCGAAGCCGATGGACCGGTATATGGAAGCGACCGTCCTGGACGACCACGATGAGCGCCTCCCCCCGGGCGAAGTGGGGGAATTCGCAGTCCGGTCCAAAATGCCCGGTATCCTGATGAAAGAGTACTATAACAAACCCGGAAAGACGGTGGATGCCTGGCAAAACCTTTGGTTCCACACAGGAGACGCCGCGTATCGAGATGAGAATGACAATTTCTACTTCGTCGATCGTATTGGCGACGTCATTAGGCGGCGTGGTGAGAATATCTCCTCAATCCAAGTGCAGGATGCAGTCACGGCATACGACCTCGTCAATGAAGCGGCCGTGTTCCCGGTCCCTGCCGAAGAGGGGGGCGAGGACGCGATCGCAGTCGCAATCGAGACCGACCGGAAAGACGAATTCTCCGAACAAGGACTGCGCGACCACCTTGCTGACCGATTGCCGGAGTTTATGCACCCAGACCACGTCAAGGTCATAGACGAGATCCCGACCACGGAGACGAACAAGCGGGAAAAATACAAACTCCGGGAGCAGTTCTGA